Proteins encoded together in one Catellatospora citrea window:
- a CDS encoding WXG100 family type VII secretion target, with the protein MARQLKVDPGTVDGIGHRLLMAGSQVDLHRQDLERGLGATASAWGRDDEFARKFVEQYRPGRDEVLEGTRNLAQLLTDMGHHVRTTRRFLGAVEHDNT; encoded by the coding sequence ATGGCCCGACAGTTGAAGGTCGACCCGGGCACCGTGGACGGCATCGGGCACCGCCTGCTCATGGCGGGCAGCCAGGTCGACCTCCACCGGCAGGACCTGGAGCGCGGACTGGGCGCGACGGCGAGCGCGTGGGGCCGCGACGACGAGTTCGCGCGCAAGTTCGTCGAGCAGTACCGGCCCGGCCGGGACGAGGTGCTCGAGGGAACGAGGAACCTCGCCCAACTGCTGACCGACATGGGCCACCACGTGCGCACGACCCGCAGATTCCTCGGCGCGGTCGAACACGACAACACATGA